From the genome of Anopheles merus strain MAF chromosome X, AmerM5.1, whole genome shotgun sequence, one region includes:
- the LOC121592365 gene encoding uncharacterized protein LOC121592365 codes for MVDTSGHRLPPDDEVPDRFYELCNDWAERLRDEKLPFTRLALICKEICNTVGRKAAAARYGAIDLADVQPSPPATLDPAALDTFAPELPPLVVARRLLAHLLDGRKTHSQRKIVAKSYYNVWCQNLLDGAPLYTMWGVHDLADPDDNSVALYGMLHSRFLTPLQTVPGLAGMVAERNLALFLSPAAGYTRWFNTASENVLAIARHVGPPGLYGHERPERLWHVALTNLESPYHGAREYMLALLKLLVRDETFAHRTVRPEWARWSWLDRNKFHLLALLLDRYRWEKLRDALQLSEQQLADGLRLSLRYKHLYAGGQTLVRLLYTNQHMADTVYGLVTGVILSEPAAIVQTMVKYWFSFFTPKSYRTVYERLALDAILHNFAQRPEPTDGDTLPPYLSSNRYEKLFLLVYLFRQQVQSSDVQQTLLVRLCALAETLQPLAPATLDLLICSLGHYLVACGATGRIDTLQHMVALTRHVQCAMEAPGQMATCRTCVTVCAKLLTHIAITQQEQHRSFPLDAQAHLAKFMSYDMYDRYLLPAGSTPLDYQPTVTALRLFAAFVEQCFEFPATSPYVLQIRADGAVRWIGPLLPATLPLPELGASFRSMVYGLQHLLRSDFDDIRAITLTMLYNRGGAFCYDPRLQSQLATVHSAATPDAPDQVRTTVRLLLNVTLARLAAALDDYKRDFYASVLAAEEDNPSGQLHRLIERCTEVCFGFAGPAGGSSVLGGDDLLDAYCCLDTVCAFMLRSLSSTPPADQCIVQTNFRQLDRCLERLLNQSDVWRRRTRTVADDTEEAASSDCLQVSLAKRKIQVALWKTLRALAIFFEQHAIRIMDRQVRSAGEQLDVFRQELESLVAIMVSCCHRGAIEATGLSLSRVVRHAVQLKEQDPTLHRAVKQVYCRWRDYAPASPGDFRENRGLIWMRHCFLRHDTTDLREGSLLRDLLHHKLKLGECALYHERGGQRVTVEVLWLHQLNLIARETALNESILPHLDELLIVALSHIRVPRWCVRNAALQLYASCAQKLTGQGQQQCDPGADWPPAYTAFEEVACKATRTIRYMIRQLDGMLPAPTNGYRRSKRRTQPDHCPTKPFQLLVLQFLSKLEYRGYGQHHHPESVAPSNTTPCPPHLEMVTKLRAILWQLLGHDHDLVRKLAARCFAQLHDYATELPALLDPLVHELFSTRGSVNFRHGLCRAVLYCVQRYVTLCRHVQQGETDRASQRTATLLRVREMVSQHWHRETSGSAPFRYRSELLGLLLYLGFARDSPVLEALVLNRTAPNAFGQAVLVMQLNQLYGGAACTVSPAGVVSIDPTLIDTGESCAQSTALPYEVSLEWDRELDALEAAEDD; via the exons ATGGTGGACACGAGCGGCCACCGATTGCCGCCCGACGACGAGGTGCCGGATCGCTTTTACGAGCTTTGCAACGACTGGGCCGAGCGGCTAAGGGACGAGAAGCTGCCATTCACCCGGCTGGCGCTCATCTGCAAG GAAATCTGCAACACCGTGGGCCGGAAGGCTGCCGCCGCACGGTACGGCGCGATCGACCTGGCCGATGTGCAACCGAGCCCACCGGCGACGCTCGATCCGGCGGCGCTCGACACGTTTGCGCCCGAGCTGCCGCCCCTGGTCGTGGCGCGGCGGCTGCTGGCCCACCTGCTCGATGGGAGGAAAACGCACAGCCAGCGGAAGATCGTGGCCAAATCGTACTACAACGTCTGGTGCCAGAATCTGCTCGACGGCGCCCCGCTCTACACGATGTGGGGCGTGCACGATCTCGCCGACCCGGACGACAACAGTGTCGCGCTGTACGGCATGCTGCACTCGCGGTTCCTCACGCCGCTGCAAACCGTGCCGGGGCTGGCGGGCATGGTGGCGGAGCGCAATCTGGCCCTGTTCCTGTCGCCGGCGGCCGGCTACACCCGCTGGTTTAACACCGCGTCCGAGAACGTGCTGGCGATCGCGCGGCACGTGGGCCCGCCCGGCCTGTACGGGCACGAGCGGCCCGAACGGTTGTGGCACGTGGCGCTCACCAACCTCGAGTCGCCGTACCATGGGGCGCGCGAGTACATGCTGGCGCTGCTGAAGCTGCTCGTGCGGGATGAAACGTTCGCGCACCGGACCGTGCGGCCCGAGTGGGCCCGCTGGTCGTGGCTGGATCGGAACAAGTTTCACCTGCTCGCCCTGCTGCTCGATCGCTACCGGTGGGAGAAGCTGCGCGATGCGCTGCAGCTctcggagcagcagctcgccGACGGGCTGCGGCTCTCGCTGCGCTACAAGCATCTGTACGCGGGCGGGCAGACGCTGGTGCGGCTGCTCTACACGAACCAGCACATGGCCGACACCGTGTACGGGCTGGTCACGGGCGTCATCCTGTCCGAGCCGGCCGCGATCGTGCAGACGATGGTCAAGTATTGGTTCAGCTTCTTCACCCCGAAATCGTACCGCACCGTGTACGAACGGTTGGCGCTGGACGCAATCCTCCACAATTTCGCGCAACGCCCCGAGCCGACCGACGGAGACACGCTGCCACCGTACCTCTCCTCCAACCGGTACGAGAAGCTGTTCCTGCTAGTGTACCTCTTCCGCCAGCAGGTGCAGTCGAGCGACGTGCAGCAAACGCTGCTGGTGCGGCTGTGTGCGCTCGCCGAAACGCTGCAGCCGCTGGCGCCGGCCACACTCGACCTGCTGATCTGCTCGCTCGGCCACTATCTGGTCGCTTGTGGGGCGACGGGCCGCATCGACACGCTCCAGCACATGGTCGCGCTGACGCGCCACGTCCAGTGCGCGATGGAAGCGCCCGGCCAGATGGCCACCTGCCGCACGTGCGTCACCGTCTGCGCGAAGCTGCTCACACATATCGCCATCAcccagcaggagcagcaccGATCCTTCCCGCTCGACGCGCAAGCGCACCTGGCCAAGTTCATGTCGTACGACATGTACGATCGCTACCTGCTGCCCGCCGGCTCGACCCCGCTCGACTACCAGCCGACCGTGACCGCGCTCCGGCTGTTTGCCGCCTTCGTCGAGCAGTGCTTCGAGTTTCCCGCCACGAGCCCGTACGTGCTGCAGATCCGCGCGGACGGGGCGGTTCGCTGGATCGGTCCGCTGCTGCCCGCCACACTGCCGCTGCCCGAGCTCGGCGCTTCCTTCCGCTCCATGGTGTACGGGCTGCAGCATCTGCTGCGCAGCGACTTCGACGACATACGCGCGATCACGCTCACCATGCTGTACAACCGGGGCGGCGCGTTCTGCTACGATCCGCGGCTCCAGAGCCAGCTGGCCACGGTGCACTCGGCGGCGACACCGGACGCCCCGGACCAGGTACGCACCAcggtgcggctgctgctgaacgTGACGCTCGCGCGGCTGGCGGCCGCCCTGGACGACTACAAGCGCGACTTTTACGCGTCCGTCCTCGCGGCGGAGGAGGATAACCCGTCCGGCCAGCTGCACCGGCTGATCGAGCGCTGCACGGAGGTGTGCTTCGGGTTTGCGGGCCCGGCTGGCGGTTCCTCCGTGCTGGGCGGGGACGACCTGCTCGATGCGTACTGCTGCCTGGACACGGTGTGCGCCTTCATGCTGCGGTCGCTCAGTTCCACGCCGCCCGCCGACCAGTGCATCGTGCAGACGAACTTCCGGCAGCTCGACCGGTGCCTGGAGCGGCTGCTGAACCAGTCGGACGTGTGGCGGCGACGGACGCGGACGGTGGCCGATGACACTGAGGAGGCTGCATCGTCCGACTGCTTGCAGGTTTCCCTCGCCAAGCGGAAGATCCAGGTCGCGCTGTGGAAAACGTTACGC GCGCTGGCCATCTTTTTCGAGCAGCACGCGATCCGGATAATGGACCGGCAAGTCCGGTCAGCCGGCGAGCAGCTGGACGTCTTCCGCCAGGAGCTGGAATCGTTGGTCGCGATCATGGTGAGCTGCTGCCACCGGGGCGCAATCGAGGCGACCGGGCTCAGCCTCAGCCGGGTCGTGCGGCACGCGGTGCAGCTGAAGGAGCAGGACCCGACCCTGCACCGGGCGGTGAAGCAGGTGTACTGCCGGTGGCGCGACTACGCACCGGCCAGCCCGGGCGACTTCCGGGAGAACCGGGGGCTGATCTGGATGCGGCACTGCTTCCTGCGCCACGACACGACGGACCTGCGGGAGGGTTCGCTGCTGCGCGACCTGCTCCACCACAAGCTGAAGCTCGGCGAGTGTGCGCTCTACCACGAGCGGGGCGGTCAGCGCGTCACGGTGGAGGTGCTGTGGCTGCACCAGCTCAATCTGATCGCGCGCGAAACCGCCCTGAACGAGTCGATCCTGCCCCACCTGGACGAGCTGCTGATCGTGGCGCTCAGCCACATCCGCGTGCCGCGGTGGTGCGTGCGCAATGCGGCCCTGCAGCTGTACGCGTCCTGCGCCCAGAAACTGACCGGGCAGGGCCAGCAGCAGTGCGATCCGGGCGCCGACTGGCCGCCGGCCTACACCGCGTTCGAGGAGGTGGCCTGCAAGGCGACCCGCACCATCCGCTACATGATCCGCCAGCTCGACGGGATGCTGCCGGCGCCGACAAACGGGTACCGAcgcagcaagcgacgaacgcaGCCCGACCACTGCCCGACCAAACCGTTCCAGCTGCTGGTGCTCCAGTTCCTGTCTAAACTGGAGTACCGCGGGTACGGCCAGCATCACCATCCGGAGTCGGTCGCACCATCCAACACCACACCCTGCCCGCCGCACCTCGAAATGGTGACCAAGCTGCGCGCGATTCTGTGGCAGCTGTTGGGCCACGATCACGATCTGGTGCGCAAGCTGGCCGCCCGCTGCTTCGCCCAGCTGCACGACTACGCCACCGAGCTGCCGGCCCTGCTCGACCCGCTCGTGCACGAGCTGTTCAGTACGCGCGGCAGCGTCAACTTTCGCCACGGCCTGTGCCGGGCGGTGCTGTACTGCGTGCAGCGCTACGTCACGCTGTGCCGCCACGTGCAGCAGGGCGAGACGGACCGAGCGAGCCAGCGCACGGCCACACTGCTGCGCGTCCGGGAGATGGTGTCGCAGCACTGGCACCGCGAGACGAGCGGCAGCGCACCGTTTCGCTACCGGTCCGAGCTGCTCGGGCTGCTGCTCTATCTCGGGTTTGCGCGCGACAGTCCCGTGCTCGAGGCGCTCGTGCTCAACCGCACCGCGCCGAACGCGTTCGGGCAGGCCGTGCTTGTGATGCAGCTGAACCAGCTGTACGGCGGGGCCGCCTGCACGGTATCGCCCGCCGGCGTCGTGTCGATCGACCCGACGCTCATCGATACCGGCGAATCGTGCGCCCAGTCCACCGCGCTGCCGTACGAAGTCAGCCTGGAATGGGACCGTGAGCTGGACGCGCTGGAGGCGGCCGAGGACGACTGA
- the LOC121589101 gene encoding uncharacterized protein LOC121589101, translating into MKSSAVKFCAILLIMLSSVVVHTDCCSSRSMPKSRPRPVSHFRGVMTSATTTFTVIRPDATSSSNNREPPDTASTGMDSRLTGSGGGPGTGGLGRGISTNGGKANDHQQQQQQQRNGDGTVIEPPTGRRDDPSGRGNEKDQLLMRMGKCSQLFEENYCLNGGKCYNFTIANSTMPTCECADGFMGERCESKYLDGTYLSMRKPKIHIETASMYYGAFLAMMVVLAVFYYLHWLNHCR; encoded by the exons ATGAAATCAAGTGCAGTAAAATTTTGTGCTATACTACTAATTATGCTGTCATCAGTTGTGGTTCACACAG ACTGCTGTTCTAGCAGATCGATGCCAAAATCAAGACCTCGGCCAGTGTCACACTTTCGCGGTGTGATGACgtccgccaccaccaccttcaCGGTGATCCGGCCGGACGCGACCTCCTCGTCGAACAACCGGGAACCGCCGGACACGGCGTCGACGGGGATGGACTCGCGTCTTACCGGCAGCGGTGGCGGACCGGGCACTGGCGGCCTCGGCCGTGGTATCAGCACAAACGGCGGTAAAGCGAacgaccaccagcagcagcagcagcagcagcgaaacgGCGACGGCACGGTGATAGAACCGCCGACCGGCCGCCGGGACGACCCGAGCGGGCGGGGCAACGAGAAGGACCAGCTGCTGATGCGCATGGGCAAATGCTCGCAGCTGTTCGAGGAGAACTACTGCCTGAACGGTGGCAAATGCTACAACTTCACGATCGCCAACTCGACCATGCCGACGTGCGAGTGCGCGGACGGCTTCATGGGTGAACGATGTGAGTCAAAGTACCTGGATGGGACCTACCTGAGCATGCGCAAGCCGAAGATACACATCGAAACGGCGAGCATGTATTACGGGGCATTTCTTGCCATGATGGTAGTGCTGGCTGTGTTCTACTATCTGCACTGGCTCAACCATTGCCGCTAG